The following DNA comes from Triticum aestivum cultivar Chinese Spring unplaced genomic scaffold, IWGSC CS RefSeq v2.1 scaffold245659, whole genome shotgun sequence.
TTTATTTTTTGGGAGGCCGAAATGCTGGGTTTGAGCAATGGTGTTGGATGTTTCTTTTGGGTGTTGGATTATTTATATGAACAACCATAAGAATAAGTGTCGCATTAGATGAAGTATGGGAAGTGTAATTGCTATGTATATTCTCTATTAAAACATGGGATACACTACCATTGTTATGTGACTGAGGGCAAGTTATAGCTGTTACCGGGTTGAGATATACATTCTGTATTACCGGGTTAGGCAGGCGGGGCATGCAGCACGCCACACTTCCTATCTACTTGAGATAAGAGCCTGGTACATGAAATAATCCAACTACACAAATGTTACCCCATCATAATAAGGAATTTGACAGCACTACTGACGACAACGAGACAAATTATAAGTATTATGATAGCATATTAAAAGTTGTACTTGTATGCAAAACATATTTTAGGGGAACAAATTACACAAATGACGTGTGGAGTCTAGCCGGGAAAACTGTCAGATGAGCTTGCTTGCGGAAGTGCTGGTAGTCTCCTGTTTCATAAGGGTGACGGCGGTCTCGAATTGCGCCCAGCGCTGGTCCAGGGTGCCATTGTACCCAATGGACATGCGGATGAGGCCCGGGGAGATGCCGGCGCGGGCACGGTCGTCGGGCGCCATCTCACTGCTGGTGCTGTTCCCGGAGCAAGACATGAGTGTCTGGTAGTAGCCGAGGCTGACGGCCATGAGGCCGAACTGGGTGGTGTTCTGGAGGTGGTACATGAGGCTGTTGGCCCGCTCTTCGGTGCCCATGTCCACACACAGCATCCCGCCGGCGCCGTAACCCAGGTTGCCCATGGCGGACAGCCGGTCGTGGTGCGGGTGGTCGGGAAGGCCAGGGTACGTAACCTGGAGGCCCAGGAGGCGCATCCGGGTGGCGAACTCGGCGGCGCGGCGCGAGTGCTCCTGCATTCGTAGCGGCAGGTGAGGAAGACGCCCGGCAAGCTCGGACGCCACCTTTGCGTTCATTGTGGGGCCCAGGAGCATCAGTGCACCATCCTGCAGGTCCATCATCGCTTTCACCAGGCTCGCCGGACCGCAGATCGCACCTGGAATTCAACTCCGTCAATAGCTTCACTAGTCCTCACCatggttttcaatttcagtttCAGAACAATTTCAGTTTCATCGAAATTCAGTGAATTTCAGTGATTTCAGTTTCCATTTCAGCCAAATGACCAAAATATTTAGTTGAATTCAATTaacaattttgaaatatgaaaaaaatattttgaaaaatatttgaattcctgtGTTGTAGTGAAATTGCTGAAATCTCACTGAAAGTAAAAAACCATGGTCATCACGTACAGTATATTAGTTACTTTAGCTACACTAAGGTGAAGCCTATGTTTACTAAGGTGTACGCTTGTATTGCATGCATATTACTATCATTGTATGACTTTGAGATCGAGTACGGGATGGGCATGGATCCATCCTTACCGGCGATTATATCGGCGCATCCGCTGATGAACTTTGACATGCTGTGGACGACAACGTCGGCGCCCAGCCGTGCGGGCGAGACGACGACTGGGGTGAAGGTGTTGTCCACCACCAGCTTGGCCCCGGCCTCGCACGCCAAACGCGCCAACATCGGGATGTCGGCAACGGCAAGTGTCGGGTTCGACATAGTCTCCACGAACACCACCCGCGTCTCCCCTGGCTTCATGGCCGAGCGTACGGCCTCCTCGTCGTCCATGTCCACGAACGTCGTGTGCACGCCAGAGGT
Coding sequences within:
- the LOC123177006 gene encoding methionine gamma-lyase-like, with the translated sequence HEFGEHGGVNMSIEASATFTVMEPDIMRRLFTGELGPERDQLYIYSRHFNPTVLALGRQMAALEGTEAAYCTASGMSAISSVLMQLVGAGGHVVASRCLYGGTHALLSQFLPRTSGVHTTFVDMDDEEAVRSAMKPGETRVVFVETMSNPTLAVADIPMLARLACEAGAKLVVDNTFTPVVVSPARLGADVVVHSMSKFISGCADIIAGAICGPASLVKAMMDLQDGALMLLGPTMNAKVASELAGRLPHLPLRMQEHSRRAAEFATRMRLLGLQVTYPGLPDHPHHDRLSAMGNLGYGAGGMLCVDMGTEERANSLMYHLQNTTQFGLMAVSLGYYQTLMSCSGNSTSSEMAPDDRARAGISPGLIRMSIGYNGTLDQRWAQFETAVTLMKQETTSTSASKLI